In the genome of Vibrio sp. NTOU-M3, one region contains:
- the def gene encoding peptide deformylase, producing the protein MSVLQVLTFPDDRLRTVAKPVEAVTPEIQKIVDDMLETMYDEEGIGLAATQVDIHQRIVVIDISETRDEPRVLINPEITEKRGEDGIEEGCLSVPGARALVPRAAEVSVKALDRDGKEYTFDADDLLAICVQHELDHLEGKLFVDYLSPLKRKRIQDKLAKIKRYNEKNANKA; encoded by the coding sequence ATGTCTGTATTACAAGTATTAACATTCCCAGATGATCGTCTTCGTACCGTGGCAAAGCCAGTAGAAGCCGTGACTCCAGAGATCCAAAAAATCGTCGATGACATGCTAGAAACCATGTACGACGAAGAAGGTATTGGCCTAGCAGCAACTCAGGTTGATATTCACCAACGTATTGTCGTGATCGACATTTCTGAAACCCGTGATGAGCCACGAGTTCTGATCAACCCAGAAATCACTGAAAAACGCGGTGAAGATGGCATTGAAGAAGGCTGTCTTTCTGTCCCAGGTGCTAGAGCGCTGGTTCCTCGCGCAGCGGAAGTAAGCGTTAAAGCCCTAGATCGCGATGGCAAAGAGTACACCTTTGATGCTGACGATCTATTAGCGATTTGTGTGCAGCATGAGCTTGACCATTTAGAAGGCAAACTTTTTGTCGATTACCTTTCGCCTCTGAAGCGTAAGCGCATTCAAGACAAGCTAGCCAAAATTAAGCGCTACAACGAGAAAAACGCAAACAAAGCTTAA
- a CDS encoding LysM peptidoglycan-binding domain-containing protein, which yields MSASVFAGESEAPLTVKEDAPKTYTVIKGDTLWDISAMYLDSPWLWPRLWQVNPDIDNPHLIYPGDKLSLIWRNGQPVLSLKSMVKLSPKVRVLEKEAVPTLNKGLVLPYLESDRLIDKAELDKSERVLGSSKGKKYLTQQELLYISGSHTHTEWSIYRPVAEFERGEQVMIALKRVASAKLVESDEAMTGLSVLNQVQEVQVDDIALPDVGIEILNLSTTFYPVPSPENSVAHILGSLDGSQYVGQNQVVVIDRGEEDDLRQGSMFELYEIGSHVVGKKHQSQQLSQASDDKLKLPDTKVGNLMVIRPYPHFSLALVTQSTQPIGKATEARAPIIEVEAVAVEPIAESAN from the coding sequence ATGTCCGCCTCAGTATTTGCAGGCGAAAGTGAAGCCCCTCTCACCGTCAAGGAGGATGCCCCTAAAACCTATACCGTGATTAAAGGGGACACGCTGTGGGATATTTCGGCGATGTATCTTGATAGCCCTTGGCTCTGGCCTCGCTTGTGGCAAGTTAACCCGGATATCGACAATCCACATTTGATCTATCCCGGAGATAAGCTGAGTTTGATTTGGCGTAATGGCCAGCCTGTCTTGAGCTTAAAGTCGATGGTGAAGCTAAGCCCCAAAGTTCGTGTTTTGGAAAAAGAAGCGGTACCCACGCTTAATAAAGGTCTTGTACTTCCTTATCTCGAATCGGATCGTTTGATCGACAAAGCAGAGCTGGATAAAAGCGAACGCGTTTTGGGTTCAAGTAAAGGTAAAAAATATCTAACGCAGCAAGAGCTGCTATACATCAGTGGTAGCCATACGCATACAGAATGGAGCATTTATCGTCCGGTTGCAGAGTTTGAGCGCGGTGAACAGGTGATGATCGCGTTAAAGCGAGTTGCCAGTGCTAAATTGGTCGAATCGGATGAGGCAATGACAGGCTTGTCTGTACTCAATCAGGTGCAAGAAGTTCAGGTGGATGATATTGCGCTGCCTGATGTGGGTATTGAAATCCTCAATCTTTCAACCACGTTTTACCCAGTGCCATCACCTGAGAACAGTGTAGCCCATATCCTAGGGTCTCTGGATGGTAGCCAGTATGTGGGCCAGAATCAGGTTGTTGTGATTGATCGTGGTGAAGAAGATGACTTGCGTCAAGGCAGTATGTTTGAGCTGTATGAGATCGGTAGTCATGTGGTTGGTAAAAAGCATCAGTCACAACAACTGAGTCAAGCAAGTGATGACAAGCTAAAATTACCAGATACCAAAGTGGGTAACTTGATGGTGATCCGCCCATATCCACATTTCAGTTTGGCGCTGGTAACACAGAGCACCCAACCGATTGGTAAAGCAACTGAGGCTCGTGCTCCAATCATCGAAGTTGAAGCCGTTGCGGTGGAGCCTATCGCTGAAAGTGCCAATTAA
- the dprA gene encoding DNA-processing protein DprA — protein sequence MNQQELSAWLTLHFTPGLGPKTISKLRSANPLTKIVASNATILRSMGLKEKQIAFIHTQADALVTSALQWLDAMPDRHIITLESPEYPPLLKQIPAAPPVLFVQGQIECLIQPQIGIVGSRNASIDGQQAATHFAVELVEQNMIVTSGLALGIDSFAHDGALRRQGKTIAVLGSGLNHIYPARHKKLAQRILENGALISEFHPDTKPRPENFPRRNRIISGLSMGVLVVEAAEKSGSLITARYAAEQSREVFVVPGSIHNVMSRGSNLLIKQGACLVQNIEDILNEIDHLLEWSKSVTVPIQASLFEQIDSKEELPFPQLLANVGSKATPVDILASRTHIPVQEVMMQLLELELLGHVVAVSGGYIRKGRG from the coding sequence ATGAATCAGCAGGAGTTGAGCGCTTGGCTAACGTTACATTTTACCCCGGGACTTGGGCCTAAAACGATAAGCAAACTGCGCAGCGCCAATCCATTAACAAAAATCGTGGCTTCTAATGCCACGATTTTGCGTTCTATGGGATTAAAAGAGAAGCAGATCGCATTCATCCATACTCAAGCTGATGCGCTGGTGACATCAGCATTGCAATGGTTGGATGCTATGCCAGATCGCCACATCATCACACTTGAATCACCAGAATATCCACCGCTACTAAAACAAATTCCTGCTGCGCCACCAGTGTTGTTCGTTCAAGGACAAATAGAGTGTTTAATCCAGCCTCAAATTGGTATTGTCGGTAGCCGTAATGCCAGTATTGATGGTCAGCAAGCAGCAACCCACTTTGCTGTAGAATTAGTTGAACAAAATATGATCGTGACCAGCGGTCTGGCGCTTGGGATTGATAGCTTTGCTCATGACGGTGCATTGCGGCGCCAAGGTAAGACGATTGCTGTATTGGGATCTGGCCTTAATCATATTTATCCGGCACGACATAAAAAACTTGCACAGCGTATTTTAGAAAACGGTGCGTTGATTTCTGAATTTCATCCCGATACCAAGCCTAGGCCAGAGAACTTTCCGCGTCGCAATCGCATCATTAGTGGCTTGTCGATGGGTGTGCTGGTGGTAGAAGCGGCAGAAAAAAGTGGCTCGTTAATTACAGCGCGCTATGCCGCAGAGCAAAGCCGAGAAGTGTTTGTGGTACCCGGGTCTATTCACAATGTGATGAGTCGAGGTAGTAACCTATTGATAAAACAAGGTGCTTGCCTCGTTCAGAATATTGAAGATATTTTAAATGAAATTGATCACCTGTTAGAGTGGTCTAAATCAGTAACAGTGCCAATTCAAGCTTCACTTTTTGAACAAATTGATAGCAAAGAAGAATTGCCATTTCCTCAGCTGTTAGCTAACGTAGGAAGTAAGGCTACACCAGTTGATATTCTTGCAAGCAGGACCCATATACCTGTTCAAGAAGTCATGATGCAGCTCTTAGAGTTAGAGCTCTTAGGGCATGTTGTTGCAGTTTCAGGTGGCTATATTCGAAAGGGGAGGGGCTAG
- a CDS encoding DUF494 family protein, which yields MMMDILMYLFETYIHSDAELQVNQDELEEELQRAGFHQQDIYKALIWLEELAALQQSDEHSAISVSSAASTRIYTNRERERLDIECRGFLMFLEQVNVLTTETREMVIDRVMGLETDEFELDDLKWIVLMVLFNVPGNENAYTLMEELLYTKEQGILH from the coding sequence ATGATGATGGATATTCTTATGTATCTGTTTGAGACTTACATCCATAGCGATGCAGAGTTACAGGTAAATCAGGACGAGCTCGAAGAAGAGCTACAACGTGCTGGTTTTCACCAGCAAGACATTTATAAAGCCCTGATCTGGCTTGAAGAGCTGGCTGCGTTGCAGCAAAGTGATGAGCATTCGGCAATTTCTGTCAGTAGTGCAGCGTCAACTCGAATTTATACGAATCGAGAGCGTGAACGCTTGGATATAGAATGCCGTGGCTTTCTAATGTTCCTTGAGCAGGTCAATGTACTTACTACAGAAACTCGAGAAATGGTCATTGATCGAGTCATGGGGTTAGAAACTGATGAATTTGAATTGGATGATCTAAAGTGGATTGTTCTGATGGTGCTGTTCAATGTGCCGGGGAATGAAAACGCTTATACGCTAATGGAAGAGCTGCTGTACACAAAAGAGCAAGGTATCTTGCATTAA
- a CDS encoding topoisomerase DNA-binding C4 zinc finger domain-containing protein: MSHKIDNTLFSAHEHALEHEPCPSCGGELTLRHGKHGPFLGCNQYPTCEYIRPLHQNDGHIVKELGVACPECQHELVLRQGRYGMFVGCSNYPDCHHIESLNQPEPEQSAQESHMCPECGKGHLVERKTRFGKVFYACDSYPKCKFAVNLPPVKGHCEVCGFPLLVEKKLASGIKLQCAKRKCQHTQDS, translated from the coding sequence ATGAGCCATAAAATCGATAACACCTTGTTCAGTGCGCACGAACATGCACTAGAACATGAGCCTTGTCCATCCTGTGGCGGAGAGCTTACTCTTCGCCATGGTAAACACGGCCCTTTTCTGGGCTGTAATCAATATCCTACCTGTGAGTACATCCGCCCTTTACATCAAAATGATGGGCATATTGTTAAGGAGCTTGGGGTTGCTTGTCCGGAGTGTCAGCATGAACTCGTGTTGCGCCAAGGCCGATATGGCATGTTTGTAGGGTGCAGCAATTACCCTGACTGCCATCATATTGAATCCCTCAACCAGCCCGAACCAGAGCAGTCGGCTCAAGAAAGCCATATGTGTCCTGAGTGTGGTAAAGGTCATTTAGTTGAACGTAAAACACGTTTTGGAAAAGTGTTTTACGCTTGTGATAGCTACCCAAAATGCAAGTTTGCGGTGAACTTGCCCCCAGTAAAAGGCCACTGTGAAGTATGTGGCTTCCCTTTGCTGGTTGAGAAGAAGCTAGCAAGCGGTATAAAGCTGCAATGTGCTAAGCGTAAATGTCAGCATACTCAAGATTCGTAA